Genomic segment of Porites lutea chromosome 13, jaPorLute2.1, whole genome shotgun sequence:
tcattactaatgtcatctccaccaatcagcatttcgcattgACTTTTttatgcagatattcaaattccagagataTAGTCGCAAACTTCCCTTCCTTTTCCCACTTCAGTGTCAGAGTGCCCCAGGGAGCTTACTTGCAGGCTACAGACTGAATGATTTTTGTACTAAAGTATACCTCTACCCAACCTTCCCTTTGAGtccccctccctcctccctgaGGATTAGAAGTGCTATAAACCTGTTAGTTGTACCCATCAAATGATAAGTATGTTAAGAAGTTTggtgagaaaagaaaaagaaaaccaaggaagaaaacaaagaaaacagccCATGATGCAGAGGTTGGAAACAAAAGCTTAATAACAGGAAATATACCTTACAACTTTAATTAGATAAAATTAAACCTGTATCTTGTATCCAAAATCAACTGCACTACAGAAAGGATTAAAACAACGACTTGGTAACTGAAAGCACTAACTACAGACAGGGATTGTTTACCTCAACACAATGCCCAATAAGAGCGGCATATTAAGGGCTATTTAACGTTGGAAAATTGATGTCTAccctttaacccttttaagTAACTTTCTGAGGGAAAAGGCACCTCTATATAATTTTGTTATGAAAAACCGATCACATTTATATATCTACTTTAAGGAGTTTGTCTTTAAATTTAGGTAAACTAGCCAatctcagtggcggatccagacccttagataaggggtaaaggggtggcgggggggggtctcgaaaaattttttttcggcccttcggggcTCAGTTTCGTCTAGAAAtaagatgggggaggggggcagaACCCCTCCCCTGGCAGTCTGCTACTTGATCTAGTGAGCAAATTAGGACTGACCCCTTTTGGGCACAGGTGAACTCTACAGTGGCGGAGCTAGGGGAGGGTCCCTCCTAagttttagaccaaactgaggcccgaagggctgaaaaaaaaattttttttgagaccggctTCCCCCTTTATCTCAGGGTATGGATGACCGCCACCCGcctcccttatctgaaggtctagaATCCGCCACTGCTTTAAAACTAGAGGCAAAGACGTCAAGACTTGTCAGGTGACGTGAAAGATATAAGATGAAAAGCTCCTTGTTTTCCATCCTTcattaatttctccttcaaaatcgTTCTGTTTCACTGAGAACACGGAAAAGTCACATCAATCATTTCACGAACTGCTTCATTCAGTATTAAACATGTGGAAGTTCTTGCGAATTACTGCACTGCTTATCTACAAATTAAGACACAAAGCTATATTAAGCCCAGCTTCAGCGTCGATTGGCTCCGATAATAgttacaagaaaatgtaaaatgatAGCCTGGGCTCCATGAGTTTGTTTAGCTGGATGGTATACCTGTGCAAGCGACGGAGACTGGAACTGTTCCTCTTTTCCAAAATGGCTGCTTTCTTGTCCTGGTCCTGACTGCCTTTCAAAGCGAGAAAGCTTTTCATCGAATACCGGTATAGCTAAGTCGGTGATAACTTTTTGAGGAATTTTATTCGGAGAGAACTGGAGAATTTACAGGAAAGGTGGGCCTAAGAGGAGTCGAAAACTTGCTCGTAAACAGCATGGCACATAACAGTCTTCGTTCTTCGACTTCCTCTTTTCAGCGGAAAAGAACAAACACTGATGattctagaaaagagatctttGAAGCTGCAAAGTCTGGAGATTCTGTTCTCCTTAATGAGGTTCTCGAGAAGCTGGATAATACAGAGAGGATATCTGTATTAGGTGTTGATTTTCAGTATATTGGTGATGGCTGTCCTTTGTCAGCCAGCGATGAGTCGCCGGTCACGCCATTAACAGTTGCTGTGCGAAATGGAAATCTTGATTGTGTGAAAGTGCTCTTGAAGTATGGAGCAGAGATTGAAGGGCGAGGAGATTTTATGCATATTGTTGAACACGATTCACATCCTGTTCCATACAACTACAAGTGCTGCACTGCTTTGTTCATTGCTGCTACTTGTGGAAACGTTGAAACTTTGAGGTTCTTGGTTGAAAATGGTGGTGATGTTAATGCAGCTGATGATCTTGGCCTCACCCCACTGATGGCTGCTGTTAAAAATCAATTCCTTGATGCAGTGATCTTTCTTATTGATCAAGGTGCTGATGTGAATTTACAAGACAGCAGTGGCTTAACAGCACTTCACTATGCCACTGAAGTTAGTTTTGATCCCTCAAGTTGTTTAATTGTTAAACAACTTATTAATGGTGGAGCTAACATAAATGCTGTTACAAAGAATGATAAGTGCACCCCTTTGATGCTAGCTTGTCTAAATGAAAATGTCAGTGTAATAaactttcttcttcaaaatGGAGCTAATGTGGCTCTTACAGACAACAATGGATGGACAGCCCTTCACTTTGTTGTGGATGAGTGCGATGACCCTTCCGAGATTGTGAGGTCTCTTCTTAATCATGGAGCTGATGTTAATGCAAGAAGAATTGACAATGAAACCCCTTTAATGGTAGCTAGCCGATTTTGTGATGAAGAAACAGTGACTTTGCTTATTGAACAAGGTGCTTATGTAGATCTCCAAGATCAAAAGGGCAATACAGTTCTTCATAATGCTGTAAGGAGGAAATCTGAAGAAATGGTTGGCACACTTTTGAATGCTGGAGCATCCAACTTGTGTAACAGTCAAGGAATGACACCTCTCTTGCTAGCTTGTAGTAAGGGCTATGTAGCAGTGGTAGAGAATCTAATCAAGCAACCAGAGATAACAAAAGAGCAAAGGATAAATGCATTAGAACTTCTTGGAGCATCTGTTTTAATTGAGGAGTGTATCCTTGAAAATGGCGATCTTCATGATTTGAAAGGATTCAAGTACATCAAACATGGCATGATAGAAAGGTTTGCTGATCCTTCCCATCCTTTGTTTAAACAAGAAATGGAACCTGTTGAAGCTTATCAGAACAGAAGAGAGTGTCAAATTCTGGACGAGCTTGCTGAGATTGAAGGTGATAGGGATGCTATCATCATGGAAAGCCTTATTATTAAAGAGAGAATCATGGGAAGAAACTATGAAGACCTGATTGCAGTTATTAGAAAAATTGCACATTATTATGAGGACCATGATCTTTCTTCCTGTATAAAGTTTTACAGGCATGCTATGAAAATAGCCCCGAAATGCAATCTATCAGCTGTGGATTACTTAAGCTTCAGAACCAGTGCATTATTCAAGAGGTTTGAAAATGGTGATCTTTCAAAACAAGAGGATTTTCTTGATTTTCTGGACGAAACAATTCTTGATCATGACtatgaaattcaaagaaagatgACAAATGAACAGCATTGGGGAAATGATATGTTGTATCTCTTTGATTCCTTACAGAAACTGGTCTTTATGATAAGCAAATTTGAATGTGCTGATGAAGGTAGACTCTCAAGTTCAGCACTGTTATTTAAAACTATTTCCAACTTGAATCTTCGAGAAGGTAGTAACAGTAATACACTCTTGCACAGGATTGCAAAACTTTGCAGATATTCTTCATATTCCTACTCTGGAGCAGTGAAACTTCTTCTGAATGCAGGATTCAATGTCAATGCTATCAATGGCAATGGAGATACTGTACTTCACATAGTTGCCACTTTAAAACCCAGCGACGATAAAATCCATCTTTTAACTGACATGTTGCAGGTTTTGTTTGATGGAGGTGCTCATCATGATTTTGTCAACAATGATGGTAAAACACCCATGGACATGGCTGAAACTGATGAAGCTTGCATGATTCTTTCTAAGAGGAGAAAGCTGGAGTTAAAGTGTATCTGTGCCAGAGCTGTCTGTAGGTTTGGAATTCCTTATTTGGGGTTGGTACCCAAAATACTGGAAAAATACATCAGCATGCATTCAAAAAGATACTTAATTAGCTTAACTTGAATTTGTGCAATCTGAttgaatagacctttttcatGATACCTGCCATCTTTGCACATACTCAGTTTAACCCTTTagaccctaagatcaaaatttgaattctcatttgttgccccgaTTCGATTCCTACAGAAGtaagtggggagaagttgataataTCAagcatcttgtgtgatcatgtccgtaattctcatgaccacccTGTTTTACATTAGCATTGatataaaaaggagaaatttgatgctgatctcTTTTAGGGCTTAAAGGATTAAGGACTGATGAGGCAAAGTGCAAACTAGTGAAAAAATTTGCCAATTCAAGAAATTGCAGtctagtttgtttattctagacaacaggtaataaagaatttttcatcttaaagatgataatggcaaattatgggtGGAGGTGATCAATGTAGATGACCACACAGCAAACAATGATGCAAATGTTGTTGAAACCATACAACATTTTGCATGACTTAATCAGAAATCATTTTCTTGTTGTGACAGAATAAACAAACTAACTGTGACTACTCATATTGGTAAATTTTATCACTTGCTTTCCCCATGAAATACCatgtgacattgtttttatCCCATTGATCCTAAAGCACATGCACAGATGAAGAAGGATTGTGAATAAGGTCTATAAGCAAGGTTAGGGTTAAATTGCTTAACACATCTTTTGTGTGTGATGTTGATTTGACTGCAGACCTGCCAGTCTGTCATCAGATAATTTTTTACCAGTAGCTATAATCCTGCCTACAGAGAGGGCatgttcctttgggatgatctgGATTAGGATCAGCGATCCAAGATCACTCAGATCATTGGCGAAGagagtagtgtccgatagcgtGCGACTGGTgaattttgctatcgggctagtgaattctgtttttaacttgcccgacaggcaatgatgttttttgaggaatttgaatagcAGATGAACTGTAATCAGTAAGTTTAACGGTGGTGAAAATGGTAAACTGCCAAGTGCATCGCTGGTTTTGAAAACGCTTTGTAACTTTAATCCTCGAGATCGTGATGGAAATACACTCCTGCACCAGCTTGTGAAAAATACCAATTTATCATCACATTTACCATCATAATAAATCATGTTCCCACATTGGTGAAGTGAAAGCTCTTTTAAATGCAGGATTCAATGTTAATGCCACTACACTTAGCTGTGAATTTCTCATCCTGGAGGAAGGATGCAAATTTCCATCTGGAAATCGACATGTTGAAGCTTTTGATTGATGAAGGTGCTCATCATGATTTTGTCCATGATGATGGTGAAACACCCATGGACATGGCTAAAACTGATGAAGTTCACATGATTCTTTCAGAGAGAAGAAAACTAGAGTTAAAGTGTATCTGTGCCAGAGCTGTCAAAAAGTTTGGAATCCCCTATATGGGCTTGGTACCCAAAACACTAGAGAAATACATTAGTTTGCATTAATTAACAtgcattattttattaataacACAAGTAGAAAAAATTTTCACAGTGTTATTTAGTCACCTGAGCATGCTTTGTATTGTTGTTGTACATAGTGATAATTTTGCGGCATTAGAAGTGCTTTTAGTGGTGGTTATAAAACCTAGAAATAAATTATGTGTCTCGCAAAGCCTGATGATACTTAGTGTGCCACTCAAGGTAAGTCCTGCTGGGCATGGTTAGGAACTGATTGGGTTACCagccattaaccctttaaacccctaccaatatccacatacaaattctccaaacttaTCTCTatgcatttccttaaagaatgtgttgagagaatttgaattattttgaattattttctctctggtgatcattttattaattctcgtaGCCTAATCTGTTGCCAATATAATTATGGATATCTTTAGGaggaaattgatgttggtcaccattatTTCGGACTCCTACTTCCTTCTCTTTTgtcttcatgtttttttttgtttgtcctATTTGATTCTTAAGTGCATATTGCAAAGCATATAGCATTATTTTGGTCAtctaatagaaaaaaaaagaaagcaagttTGCATGCAAATCTTTTTGGGTTCAATGGCTGCATGATCAATGTACTGAGCTGATAAATCCATTGGCAAAGAATTACGATGGGACCATAGGTTTCTCTGTTGCTTAGCTTAGCATTTAAGAAGTCATTTGCATCGCATGTCAGTCGTGTAGTTCCGGAACTAAACCTCTTCTTGCAGGGTAGGGAGGATTGGGCTCTCAGAAGCTttgaaattctttattttatttttggggTGGTACTCAAAACACTGGAGAAAAACACATAGCATggaattaaattttttatagTGCACAACTTTGAACTTGGCTAGAAAATTTACACAGTCTAGCATGATCATTTATTTTGGTTGTACCTGCTGGTGATTTTGCAGCTTTAGAAGCCCCAGGGGTGGGGGGCAGTTGTGCATAGTAATTATGAGTTTACTATTAATAAGCCTGTTTTATCCTGCTTACGGCAGCAGTGTTTTGCATCATAATGCTGAATGGCCACCAAATGCCAAATGACTCTGAATTTAGTGATAAGGGTTAGGAAACTGTCAGTGAATCAGGTGCCATTTTGTCAGATCATTCCTAAGAAAAATAACCTGAAACTGCATCCTCCTCAGGTGCTTCGTTTTATTGCACAGAGGGGAACTCGAAACGTGAGTGACATGTGAGTGACTGGTGATGCAGTGCAAGAGTATATGGAGATGGAGATGTCTGGGTACCGTACGGGGCAGGACCTGACACTTGATTCATTCAGGTTTCTTTAACCCCTTAGAATTCATTTGGTGATCAGTGGTTATTTTCATCTTGGCATTCTGCAAAATTCCCCTGCTGTCCTTATTcctttctttgtgaaaaaggaCACCAGACAAAAGGTTGTCACCCACTCTCCCTCCCTGCAGTGATAGCTCACTTTTGCACCTAAGCTCACACTCGTATTCCACTGTCTTCAGGATCCCTCTTCCAATAACTTATCTTAACCTGGGACACCAGAGACCAGGTTGTCACACAACTCTCCCTCCCTTCTGTGATAGCCCACTTTTGCACCTTTAtaccaaaaatttttttcggcccttcggggcTCAGTTTCGTCTAGAAAtaagatgggggaggggggcagaACCCCTCCCCTGGCAGTCTGCTACTTGATCTAGTGAGCAAATTAGGACTGACCCCTTTTGGGCACAGGTGAACTCTACAGTGGCGGAGCTAGGGGAGGGTCCCTCCTAAGTTTTAGAcaaaactgaggcccgaagggctgaaaaaaaatttttttgagaccggcTTCCCCCTTTATCTCAGGGTATGGATGACCGCCACCCGcctcccttatctgaaggtctggaatCCGCCACTGCTTTAAAGCTCGAGGCGAAGACGTCTAGACTTGTCAGGTGACGTGAAAGATATAAGATGAAAAGCTCCTTGTTTTCCATCCTTcattaatttctccttcaaaatcgTTCTGTTTGAGAACACGGAAAAGTCACATCAATCATTTCACGAACTGCTTCATTCAGTATTAAACATGTGGAAGTTCTAGAGAATTACTGCACTGCTTATCTACAAATTAAGACACAAAGCTATATTAAGCCCAGCTTCAGCGTCGATTGGCTCCGATAATAgttacaagaaaatgtaaaatgatGGCCTGGGCTCCATGAGTTTGTTTAGCTGGATGGTATACCTGTGCAAGCGACGGAGACTGGAACTGTTCCTCTTTTCCAAAATTACTGCTTTCTTGTCCTGGTCCTGACTGCCTTTCAAAGCGAGAAAGCTTTTCATCGAATACCGGTATAGCTAAGTCGGTGATAACTTTTTGAGGAATTTTATTCGGAGAGAACTGGAGAATTTACAGGAAAGGTGGGCCTAAGAGGAGTCGAAAACTTGCTCGTAAACAGCATGGCACATAACAGTCTTCGTTCTTCGACTTCCTCTTTTCAGCGGAAAAGAACAAACACTGATGATTCTAGAAAAGAGGTCTTTGAAGCTGCAAAGTCTGGAGATTCTGTTCTCCTTAATGAGGTTCTCGAGAAGCTGGATAATACAGAGAGGATATCTGTATTAGGTGTTGATTTTCAGTATATTGGTGATGGCTGTCCTTTGTCAGCCAGCGATGAGTCGCCGGTCACGCCATTAACAGTTGCTGTGCGAAATGGAAATCTTGATTGTGTGAAAGTGCTCTTGAAGTATGGAGCAGAGATTGAAGGGCGAGGAGATTTTATGCATATTGTTGAACACGATTCACATCCTGTTCCATACAACTACAAGTGCTGCACTGCTTTGTTCATTGCTGCTACTTGTGGAAACGTTGAAACTTTGAGGTTCTTGGTTGAAAATGGTGGTGATGTTAATGCAGCTGATGATCTTGGCCTCACCCCACTGATGGCTGCTGTTAAAAATCAATTCCTTGATGCAGTGATCTTTCTTATTGATCAAGGTGCTGATGTGAATTTACAAGACAGCAGTGGCTTAACAGCTCTTCACTATGCCACTGAAGTTAGTTTTGATCCCTCAAGTTGTTTAATTGTTAAACAACTTATTAATGGTGGAGCTAACATAAATGCTGTCACAAAGAATGATAAGTGCACCCCTTTGATGCTAGCTTGTCTAAATGAAAATGTCAGTGTAATAaactttcttcttcaaaatGGAGCTAATGTGGCTCTTACAGACAACAATGGATGGACAGCCCTTCACTTTGTTGTGGATGAGTGCGATGACCCTTCTGAGATTGTGAGGTCTCTTCTTAATTATGGAGCTGATGTTAATGCAAGAAGAATTGACAATGAAACCCCTTTACTGGTAGCTAGCCGGTTTTGTGATGAAGAAACAGTGACTTTGCTTATTGAACAAGGTGCTTATGTAGATCTCCAAGATCAAAAGGGCAATACAGCTCTTCATAATGCTGTAAGGAGGAAATCTGAAGAAATGGTTGGCACACTTTTGAATGCTGGAGCATCCAACTTGTGTAACAGTCAAGGAATGACACCTCTCTTGCTAGCTTGTAGTAAGGGCTATGTAGGAGTGGTAGAGAATCTAATCAAGCAACCAGAGATAACAAAAGAGCAAAGGATAAATGCATTAGAACTTCTTGGAGCATCTGTTTTAATTGAGGAGTGTATCCTTGAAAATGCCGATCTTCATGATTTGAAAGGATTCAAGTACATCAAACATGGCATGATAGAAAGGTTTGCTGATGCTTCCCATCCTTTGTTTAAACAAGAAATGGAACCTGTTGAAGCTTATCAGAACAGAAGAGAGTGTCAAACTCTGGACGAGCTTGCTGAGATTGAAGGTGATAGGGATGCTATCATCATGGAAAGCCTTATTATTAAAGAGAGAATCATGGGAAGAAACTATGAAGACCTGATTGCAGTTATTAGAAAAATTGCACATTATTATGAGGACCATGATCTTTCTTCCTGTGTAACGTTGTACAGGCATGCTATGAAAATAGCCTCGAAATGCAATCTATCAGCTGTGAATTACTTAAGCTTCAGAACCAGTGCATTGTTCAAGAGGTTTGAAAATGGTGATCTTTCAAAACAAGAGGATTTTCTTGATGTTCTTGACGAAACAATTCTTGATCATGACtgtgaaattcaaagaaagatgACAAATGAACAGCATTGGGGAAATGATATGTTGTATCTCTTTGATTCCTTACAGAAACTGGTTTTTATGATAAGCAAATTTGAATGTGCTGATGAAGGAAGACTCTCAAGTTCAGCACTGTTATTGAAAACTATTTCCAACTTGAATCTTCGAGAAGGTAGTAACAGTAATACGCTCTTGCACTGGATTGCAAAACTTTGCAGATATTCTTCATATTCCTACTCTGGAGCAGTGAAACTTCTTCTGAATGCAGGATTCAATGTCAATGCTATCAATGGCAATGGAGATACTGTACTTCACATAGTTGCCACTTTGAAACCCAGCGACGATAAAATCCATCTTTTAACTGACATGTTGCAGGTTTTGTTTGATGGAGGTGCTCATCATGATTTTGTCAACAATGATGGTAAAACACCCATGGACATGGCTGAAACTGATGAAGCTCGCATGATTCTTTCTAAGAGGAGAAAGCTGGAGTTAAAGTGTATCTGTGCCAGAGCTGTCTGTAGGTTTGGAATTCCTTATTTGGGGTTGGTACCCAAAATACTGGAAAAATACATCAGCATGCATTCAAAAAGATGCTTAATTAACTTAACTTGAATTTGTGCAATCTTAttgaatagacctttttcatAATACCTGCCATCTTTGCACATACTCATTTTAACCCTTTagaccctaagatcaaaatttgaattctcatttgttgccccgaTTCGATTCCTACAGAAGtaagtggggagaagttgataataTCAagcatcttgtgtgatcatgtccgtaattctcatgaccacccTGTTTTACATTAGCATTGAtattaaaaggagaaatttgatgccgATCTCTTCAAGGGCTTAAAGGATTAAGGACTGATGAGGCAAAGTGCAAACTAGTGAAAAAATTTGCCAATTCAAGAAATTGCAGtctagtttgtttattctagacaacaggtaataaagaatttttcatcttaaagatgataatggcaaattatgggtGGAGGTGATCAATGTAGA
This window contains:
- the LOC140922514 gene encoding protein fem-1 homolog A-like, which gives rise to MAHNSLRSSTSSFQRKRTNTDDSRKEIFEAAKSGDSVLLNEVLEKLDNTERISVLGVDFQYIGDGCPLSASDESPVTPLTVAVRNGNLDCVKVLLKYGAEIEGRGDFMHIVEHDSHPVPYNYKCCTALFIAATCGNVETLRFLVENGGDVNAADDLGLTPLMAAVKNQFLDAVIFLIDQGADVNLQDSSGLTALHYATEVSFDPSSCLIVKQLINGGANINAVTKNDKCTPLMLACLNENVSVINFLLQNGANVALTDNNGWTALHFVVDECDDPSEIVRSLLNHGADVNARRIDNETPLMVASRFCDEETVTLLIEQGAYVDLQDQKGNTVLHNAVRRKSEEMVGTLLNAGASNLCNSQGMTPLLLACSKGYVAVVENLIKQPEITKEQRINALELLGASVLIEECILENGDLHDLKGFKYIKHGMIERFADPSHPLFKQEMEPVEAYQNRRECQILDELAEIEGDRDAIIMESLIIKERIMGRNYEDLIAVIRKIAHYYEDHDLSSCIKFYRHAMKIAPKCNLSAVDYLSFRTSALFKRFENGDLSKQEDFLDFLDETILDHDYEIQRKMTNEQHWGNDMLYLFDSLQKLVFMISKFECADEGRLSSSALLFKTISNLNLREGSNSNTLLHRIAKLCRYSSYSYSGAVKLLLNAGFNVNAINGNGDTVLHIVATLKPSDDKIHLLTDMLQVLFDGGAHHDFVNNDGKTPMDMAETDEACMILSKRRKLELKCICARAVCRFGIPYLGPASLSSDNFLPVAIILPTERACSFGMIWIRISDPRSLRSLAKRVVSDSVRLDSMLMPLHLAVNFSSWRKDANFHLEIDMLKLLIDEGAHHDFVHDDGETPMDMAKTDEVHMILSERRKLELKCICARAVKKFGIPYMGLVPKTLEKYISLH